TTAGTCTCATCTTCTCCTCCCACTCCTCGAGGCCGTGCTTCGGCCGGTTGAGGTTCCGGTGCTGGTAGAAAACTAGAGATATCCGCGTCGGATTCATCCGGTTGGGCGTCCGGACGGACGTCGTCGAGTGCATCTCGTGCTTGGCGCACTCGAAGAGCACGCTGCCGTGGCCGAGGGCGATGGCGACGCCGCCCATCTGGCCGTCCTTGAAGCATTCGAGGTTGTCGGTGACCTCGGTGACCTCCCCTATGGGCTCCGCCTTCGGCGGCTCGGGCGGGTAGGGGATGGAGAAGGGCGGCGGGTACAGGCACCAGTTCGGCGACGACTGGCACCAGTTCGGACTCGGATTTTGATAAAAATTTGGCGCAAAATTAGGATTATATTGATACCCGTACGAGTTGTAGCAGTGGGGATTTCTTAGCAGCTCCTCCCTCTTGTACTTCTCGGCGTTGTAGTACGCCAAGCTGTTGTAGTCGTTGTACGTGTTCTCGTACGGATTGAAATGTCCGTACGGATTTGTCGGGAAGCTGTAAGCGTTGGCCACCTGGGGGTAGTTTCCGTAGCCCTGAATCGGAGCTTGATTTCCGTAGGTTTGCTGATTGACAGCTTGGAAGTTGCTACCGGAAAACTCGGCCGGTTTGTTGGCCGCGGTCATATTCTGGTTATCGTCGTGGCTGATAGTGTAGTTGGCTTGAGACGTGGCAGTTTGTGGAGCAGTGTTGTTCGGTGACCTATTGTCGTATGGACTTCTGTGTTCGTATCCTTGGGCTAGTGGCGTTCTGTCGGAAGGCGGATACGGTTTCAAGAATGTGGTGTTCTCCATGCCTTCGACTGGATTGACGTGCTGTGACCGCGACGGAGGCCGCGCCTTTGGAATCCTGAACAAGGAGTTTTCGTTTTCTGGTGTCGTAGGTTCCTTGGTTTTAGAAGGATCCCAATTCTTGGATTCTGGTGATTTCCACACACTCTTTCGCGATTCTAAGGAAGCATTTAATTCAGTATTATTATTTGGAGATTTTAACTCAGGAACTTGAGAAGGAGCCGGCGAGGCCGGGGTGCTCTGCGATTTCTGCGAAATCTCAGTCAGTCTCGCGGAGCTTGGCATATCGAAGTCTGGAAGTTTCTGCGCTAGATCAGCTATGAGAGAGTTTTTATCCGTTTCCGCCGGATTCTTTTGGGACAACGTGTCGGAATTTGTTTCGCTTCTATTGGAGTCCGGACTGTAGTTGTTCGGCGGAACGTTGAGATGCGCCGTCGTGGAATCGGGGTCCTCCTTGACGACGTTGCTGAACATTTCGGCGCCGGCGAAATCCGGCCACTGGTTCTGTGAGGGGTTCATCTGATCGCCATTCGGAGGGTTCGGGAACTGGTCCCTCTTCTGCAGACCGGAAGCGAAACCGGGAAGCTCGTCGGGATTAGGGTTTTGGCAGTTTTCGACCGGGGGAGGATTGTTGACATGGTTCGGGTACATCGCGTTCTGGTGGTGCAGATTGTAGTTCTGCTCGTAGGAGTTGTACGGCGAGTCCAGAACCGTGCTGGATATCTGGTTGCTCTGCAGCTGGGCGTCGGTGAAGTTGTCTATCATGGAGGCCATGTCGAGCAGGGCGGGGTTGCTCAGGTTGGGGTTCATGAGGCCGGGAGAGTTGTGCATGGGGTTGAAGGCGGAGTTGAAGGAGTTGTTGGTGAAGGGCGAGGGGCTGGAGTGTGTGAGCGCGGGGGTGGAGGCGCGGGGGGAGGCGCTGTGCTGGCTGCGCGGGCTGGCGTCGGGCGGCTGCGGGGTGCGCGGCGCGGTCGGTAAGATGGGTTTCTTCTGGCCGTTGGGGCTCGGCTGGCTGCCGTTAGTGTTGTTGGCGTCGGTCGCTTCTTCGTCCTTTCGCTTCTTTCCGTGCCTTCGGCAGGGTTGTAGTGGAACTGAGCGCACGCGTACCTCCATAGGATATCTGTAAGCGATGAGAAAAATTTAGTTGGTATTTCGTTAACTGTGTCCTTAATTGCGAAATTGGCTACGATCTGATATGCAAATCCTTAGAGCAAGACATTATAAAAATAAGGGTATTGTTAAATTGAGTGGAACGTGACAGAAGTATCCACTATAGCTGCCGGAATACAGTCGTGACGTAGGTATTACTAAGTATTAAAACCGTTCAAAGAGATACGCTTGAaactagggtttctggtttctcgacctttttaatttctcgaggcacgggaattctcgaccaagatttctcgagtttctcgagtatctcgagaaattttgaaagctccaaaaacaccatgttatttatttattttttgctttttttcaaatcagactcgtaggaatcgtaggtgagatcaataatcaaacatatggtgCATTTTTAGTTACCATATATTGCACTCAATAATCAAAAGTACAACAACAAaactatagtgtatttctttaggtattcaacaaaatataaacaaaccacaatatggtattttattaggcagcaatattcaagtcaataaatttaactcgatgtgacaaaacttacagaagttttactatttactattaattactcgtaattactcaacgtaacaataaagctgctaaaattgtaatatttttctaATAGGAATATAccgggatgatttgatttatcaatagtaatttagttttgtaatatttgctattacacttattacatggttctataattcgttacaatattttttaaagcgttttttcaataaaaagacactacttgaatgtcatgaatcatgatagttcaaaagtttcaaaacatgaaaatcggttaaaactagaacgataggggacggatcaaggtagttttttatttggttggtaataaatgtattaagtaagtaggtaagtaggttcctacctgaaaatgtaaataaaaacattgttcatatttatttaactacctaaacatttatttaggtagttaaataacataacattatagacacatcatgttatacgcgtgttttctttttacttatcacaaatCACAAGacatttatttctcgagttctcgaggcattgaatatttttttcccgtctcgacttaggacaaatttctcgagatttctcgcctcgggaattctcgagcagaaaccctacttgaaacttattttgtaaaGATTCTGGCTACAAAGCCAAGCAAAGTAACATGATAATACATCACCACTCACTTATCCAACACCTCGAGCGCGCCGCTCTTGATTTTCTCCTCCTGCGCGTCCCGCGACCCAAACTCGTCGGTCGTATCCAGCACGTATAGAGGCAGCACGTGTAGTTGTTCGTCGTTGGGCTTGGACAACGAGCGGTGGCGCGCGAGCGTGACGACGGCCGTGCAGCCGTTGTTCATGTTGTGCAGGTCGCGGTGGGCGTGCGCGCAGAAGTCAATGCATGCTGTTACGCCTGGAAAAGTGGGGGTGGGTAATTAAACTATTTCTGTCAAGAGTACTCAGAAAGAGAGTGCTTAAGTTAAACTCCGATAGTAATTCTTCTGTCTGGGAAAGCGGTTCTTCGGCTTCGACTAGTGACGTTTACTAATAATATTTAACTTTTCGAATACGGATGGTATTCGAAATAGTTTAATGGTGGTCTTATAAAACATGATATCTCTAATTTTAATAGAACGGTATACTTTCACTATACACTTAAATATCTTAATTTAGTAGGGGCCACGCGAAATCATATTGCCAAATAAATAGGCGAAAATATGACCTAACGTGGGTGCACGAAATAGCTCATGTGTCACCAAAAGTCGCCAAAAATATTTCGGTCATAAATACTTACCAGAAAACGGCCGTCCTGGCTTAAACCCCAGCCTACAATCCGAGGCCTCCTTCTCAAACTGGCACTGGTTTTCAAAGCTCTTCGGGGCCAAGTTCATGTACAGAGGGCTCAACAGTGTCGCTAGTACGTGCATTCGCTCCTCTATCTCGGACTCCTCGGTTTTGACGGAGAGTCGGAATTTGCGGACGGTTTTGGAGCGCGCGTATTTGCAGCCATTGTAGTACATCGACCAGGAGCAGCCGAAGCTGTAGGAAGCGCCGCAGGATTCTGGGTCCAGTCCTGGAATTAAGACaaataattattagtttatcggAGAAATTACTTCAATAGTTGAAAAAGGGGATGGACTATTGAAGTATTTAGTATACAGCTCTGAAAGATTGAAAAAGGGGATGGATCTTTCAGAGCTGTATACTAAATACCTAAGCAGTGATTACCAGCGACATCTAGCGACGCATTTCTctttacttacatatttgtttacgAGCATATAGTTTatattacatacatttttttaagattatttacCTTGACAAGCACATGTTCTGTTTTCATTAGTAGCACATCGCCGGGTGGTGGGCAAGCCGTAGCGGTTGAGTTTGTGCGACAACAGCGTGTAGTCCAAGTCGGCCTCGGATTGTGGGATGCCCTCCCACGCCACCAGACACACCACGATCCATGTAGTCGGGCACTTGTGCCCAGCGCGGCATTTCACCACCACGAGAACTTTCTCTGTGTAGCTTGAGCGACGAATCACCTGTGAAGTTGTTTTGATTAAACGATGTTGATAGAAACGAAGAGAGTAGCGTCATCTGTTGTTGAGTAGAGGTaatgtttcgtttttttttgttggaatttagtggcgccatctattatTGTACAGCCAAAGTTATGTACGATGGCGTTTTTAATAtgtgcaaaaataaaaataattaagtaattcTAAAACATATTATTCAATGACATCGGGTCTCATTCGTAATTACGTTAAATGATATGCAATACAAAAAAAGTCCCCctgttaatattttattgtggTAACAATTGTTGCCAAAGTTACCTTAGGTCGGTATTTAGTGACAATAGcaagataaaataattaattaaaaagtcGTTGGGATCCATACACTCACCCACTTGGCCATGGGGCAGCCCTGGGCCGACTTCCCTTCCTTGCCGGTGTAGCAAACTTTCTCGATGCGCAACTCTTTGCCTGACAAGCCTGTGCGACCTTCGAGCTCCTTGCGAAGCTCTGCTAGGGTTGCTGCTGCTCCTGAAatttataattagtttttatgtAGAGAAGTATATTAACATAAATCAATTCGTAAGAGCGGAATAATTAGATGTTCAGTTTAACTAATTCCGTACGttgttaattaaaaacaaaaagtaattatatttCATTTGAGAACATTAACTTCTTATGAAAGTCAGTTaataatcaataaaaaacagaataaaaacaaattgagATGAGACaatgaattaataaaaaaatgttttacctaAATGAGTGTAATAGCTGCCAGGTTCAGGAGGATTCTTGTCAGCAGAAAAACAATTGCAGTCAGGCACCTCCGTCCTCGAATTGTTTCTTAGCCGTTCCAGATTCTCCAAGTATTCCTTCGAGTAGTTAAACTGGTTCTCTTTAGCTTTACTTATATCTGGGTTGGGGGTTGGTGGCTTTTTGGGGTCTTTTTCCTCAGGGTCGTCTTCTAGAATTTCGTCCTTGGTTTGAAGGCCTGGACAGGCGCCATCTCGCAAATGTTCTGGAGGAGGCTTCTTGGTAGACCCTTGTCGGCAGCAAGAGTAGCCTATCTCGTTGTTAATGGACACTGGACCACCATCCCCGGGGTACATATAAGGCTCATGGCTTTTAGGAACATTGTAACTTAAGTTCTTGTAAATCTTATGACCTGGAGGAGAATGTTCCGATTTTATTTGCTCTATATAGTAAGGCGGTTTTGGTTCTGATGCTCTCTCAATGTTAACTCGGTTCTCGAATTCCTTAGCTTGTTTTTGTTGCTCGATATAATTCCGATTGTACTTCTGAAATCCCATGTTTTTCTGTAATCGTGGATACACTTCAGCCTCTTGTCTTCTCTCGTACGGGTAATTCTGAAAATTCTGGTAATTTTGCGCCTTTTGACCAAAATTTTCTTGCTTTATAGTAGAAATAGGTGGCAGCACTGTACTCTGCGAGCGTGCTATACCGTTTGGGTATTCCCGGTAAGGGTTGCTCATTTCCTTGCTTTTGCAATAATTTGGGTTTACGTTATGCGGAAGCCTAGACTGATCCTTCAGTCTGTCGTCTTTAGGGTATTGATATGAATCTGGCGTTTCTAGTTTAGGTATTAGCGGTGCCGAGGGATGTCTAAATTTAGCGTCGTACTCTCTTTGATCGTAGTTCCTCGTTTGTGCGTTGGTGTCGCGCGCCGGCGCGCAGTTCTGCTGATTCATTTCCGATACTGGCCCTATAACCATTTTCGACTGGAAATCTTTACTATCCGTTTGATTGTAACTTAAACTATCACTACCATACATTTCTGCATATTTCTGCGCTTCATACGGTGCAGATGGATAACCGTACTGCTCTCGCACGTCCGCGTAGGACGGCAGCTTCTGAGTCTTCGCGTTCTTAGCGTGTTTATCGTAACCTCTCGGCACTTCCGTGCCCCCCTCCCATACGTGGTGGCCACCACCTCCGAACTCGCTCGCGCCGTAGGCGTGAGCGTTCTGTGAATAATTACCAGCGGCAGGATACTGCTCGCCTAAGCGGTAATTATCTCGGAGATGGTGGCTATACGATAAAAAATGACCGGTGGTATTTCTGTCATCGTTAACGGCGACGGCGCCGCCTTTTCTCTCGTCGAGAGGTCTGGGTGGTCCCTCTCCGGGGTCGCCTTTGTCGGGCGGCGTCCCCGAACCGTCGCGTGCGTGACTCTGCTTATTGAGAATCATGGTCTTCAGTCGAGAGTTGAGGTTGACACGGTCTGATTGCGAGAATAGCTGCTGCTCGGCGTCTTCGCGCTGCTGTTGCATATGTTGGTTCTGATGGTTTTGCATTTGCTGTTGGTTTTGTATATGCTGTTGATTCTGAATCTGTTGCTGCTGATTCTGAAGTTGTTGTTGATTCTGAATCTGCTGCTGGTTTTGTATGACTTGATTTTGCATTTGTTGGTTTTGTAACTGTTGATTCTGCATTTGTTGATTTTGCAGTTGTTGGTTTTGCATCTGTTGGTTTATTCTTTGGTTGTGCTGCCACTGGCGCTGTTGCCAGTCTTGTTGCTGTTGTtgttgctgctgctgctgctgttgttgttgttgttgctgctgctgctgctgctgttgttgttgttgctgctGCTGTTGTTGGCTCTGTCCGTTCTCCCTGTACTGGTGTCCGCCATTATAGCCGCCCGGGTACCCGCTACAATCGAGTGAAGCTCGCGGACCGCTGCTCCCCTGCAGGTACCCAGGCTCGGCGTTTCCCGAATGCTGTCCATTCGGGGTGTTCTCTTGCCTCTCCGTGTCGTTGCTGGATTCTCCGGTGCCGTTTTCACCGTTGTACTCCTCCGAGTGTTCTTGATAGTCGGTGCGCTCGTAGGTTTGTTGGCTGACGCTGTAGACGGGCGCGGAGGTAGTCGGGACAGCGCTTTGGTATGAGGCGGCGGAGGCGGGTCGGGAGTCATTGCCGCCGGTGACTCCTGGAGTAGCCGCTTGTTGGGCGTACTGTTGTTGGTACTCCGGGTAGTGCGGCGCTCGGGGCGAGGGCACGGGGGTGTACGCCCGCGTGGACGGCGGTCGCTGAGCCGGCACGGCCTGGACGCCCGCCTGGTAGTATGTGTTGTTGGTCACGTCGAAGGTGGTGGCGACGTTCTGAACGGTGTAAGTGGCATTGGCTTGGTAGTGCGGCGACGTGGCGTACGCTGTGTGGTTGCCCTGGTAGTCGAGGGTGGTCTGTCCTGTTTGTGTTGGAAGCTGTTGGATGAACTGGTTCTGCCAACCTGGAGAGATATGAGTATTATAAGTTAGCTACAACGCATTATGATACGTAATAGAATTAAATAGTAAAGCACATCTATGCATGAATATGAAATGTAAACTTTGCGACCTTTTCAAAGGGCTTATGTACACTCAAGCGCAAACAAATGTATGTTATTTATATGAATGCGAGTGTAAGTTTAAAGTACAATTACCTTGTGACGGGTCGGTTTGCCAGGTCGTAGGGAACCTGTTGGGATCGCCGGCGTAGAAAGGCATTGGGGCCTGTGAACAAACAATGCTCAATGACTATTGCGAATTCTTAAACAAATACATTACATGTTTCGAAATATCCGTTACAAGTACGTAAATATTAAAAGCACTAACAGCTGTCTCTTATATTATACTAGtaggtatgatttttttttacatttgcgGTGTTAACTCGTCAAAATAGATCTAAGTACCTACACGGCATCGGCACTGGACCGGcgaagtttaaaaaaaagcgATACCGAATAAGCGACTGTCTAAAACGTTTTTTCATTAATCTGCTGTTTTACTTCGGTTTACGGGTGTAAGATAAAGGAACTTGCGTCCTATTGTTAAATATAGAGAACGTAAGAAAAGTAAGTAAGACTCAAGTTCTCTAATTTCTGTACTAAGCTGGGCCAACTAATTCGCACACATTTCCTTCACTGCGCTAAATGGTGTTGAAACACCTGGTACCTTTTTAAGTGCAAATATTACATTAGTTTCTGCGAAAACAGTATAgaatttaagtaagtaagtatgtggTTTTGTGTGACGAGTCGTTTTGTCTAGTTATTTTTAGATTATGTCGTAACCGGGGAGACCCGCAACACTGAGGCGTCCTACTTTACTTGATGGTGAAACAAAACGTTCTAATTTCCACAAAATTTCAAACTAAACAATTTGAGCAAAGTTGTGAATTCCCAAAATAATTAGAGTTTAGAGAGATATATCCGTGAAAATTATGGTTCCTTATAATTGAAAAATATGTATTCGTTTTTATTTATTGCGTCTTTCAAGTTTAGCTAAGGTTGGTActtcacctgtccaatttcttggtccaatgtgcattgcgtctcactctctcactaagcaaaatgtgagagcAAATACGCATTGGACAAagacattggacagatggaataccaccctaaggcaTATGTTATGTATAGCATTACATATTGTGTGGATACTTTGGATGTGGtatttcatatgaaaatattttgcgATGACATATACTATTTATATGTAGCAGTATAGTAGGTATACATACGTAGATGTTCTAGTCATCTATAAGCTAACTATTATTTTTGACTCAATAAACTACCTAGGTAAGGGTATATGTACTGGGATAACCAAGAAGCgagtgaaataaaataattagtaCAGTACTTAAATCTGCTAAATCCTCCATTATGAAAACGCATGAAACTAGCATGAAAAGAAAATGAAATCTTCCGCTCTTGACCTACCCCGACACTTACGTACAACAGTAAAGCGGCCGAGGCTAGCCAAGGACCTCGCACATTGTTCTACGTGTGAACACCGTAATCGCGAGGCTACCAGTTTAGGTAATAATGTATGCAAATGTATGATGTTATTAAATACTTAAggttattttattgtttatttaatatGCTGTAATTGTTTGCTAGAGGACACGCCTTGCGTAAATAATGAGAGCTATGGATTTACGTCCCAGATAGGTATTGTTTTggtttatttatgatttttaaataataattatctaaGTACTAGTAAGATGTAGTATGTactgtttgttttatttaatttttacacacttttatttagcttcatCGCGTATATTTGTATATACATACGAGCATATGTGCCGTTTAAAAATGTTGTAAGGTTGTAACATTGAACCACTTCACGGTGTTTGATTGACCTGAAATTTGGCATACTTCCGTATTtccgatgacaatgcaataatatgctAATATGGAGCAGATCTGATGATGCAGTCGGAAGGTAGCCAAAGGAACTCTTGGATGGAAAAATATAAACACAATGAGTTTAGAAAGGCTCTTTGAAAAGATCTCGAGAAGTGTTGGATAGaaagtacagtcggcaataaaagtgtataaaaacatttttgatgGTAACTTGTTTGAATCATAAGCTCAGTAAATTGTATGCAGTAGGTACGTAGTACGTAGGTACGTTATtagcttaaaaaataaaaaaaagaatttgaCTTTCACAGAGGATTGAATGTAATTAAGTAGAAATAGACATAACACAATATTGTAAAAAGGGAGTTGTTCCACATCTTTATCAAAACAAGCTTATCTATTAGTACAATTGTTACGTCAATCATACTTTATATTTCAttacattgtaaaaaaatacggAGGTACGTACGCCTGCTTCTAACATAAAAGCATAATTTGAAAAAAACTTAGGTACGTTCCGGGTTCTATGGTAAAGCCAGGTAAGaaataaatttcaataaaactcCCAGCCATATTAAATTAGTACCTAAACTTGAACGCATGGTGAGTTATAACTTTCAAAAGCGCGTATTTTATGTAATGAGTTATTACAAATCCGACCTTACGCTGCGTAAGTAAGTTCCATTTTTAAACAtacaaaaacaaacaaacagagTCCGTAATAGTTACTCAACGCCTGACGTGTTCGAAACAAATTACGCGTAAGTACGTTATCCCCATATAACTTCGTTCGAAGtcggaaatattttaaatgaagaACGCGTTGGTTAATGTATAAATGTGCGGCCGTAATTAAAAGTAAAGTTTGCAACGAGGTTGCGATAACAATGGGTtgtttatggttcgtaatgaagAGGCCTACGTGTCCtgattttgtattttaaaatgtttgaaCGTCATTGTAATAATAAAGTTTGCCATTATAATTAAAAGTCTGCTCGTTTTTTAAGTAAGAGTGCTGATCATTTCAGAAAAAAACATACGAAGAACCAAAACTGAAATAATTTAATAGTGGCCTTGTCATTTTATGGCATAGGACGTATAGTATGCAATCGTTAATATATTATCATATCATATATGATTCCAGCGTATAATAATTTAGGCGTCATATTTGTAATTTCTCTATGCTAAGTGATGGACACCAACGAGAAACTAGTATGAAATCTAATAATATAGGTAAGGAAAATTCCCTTATTTGACAAGCGActtttgacgtatcgtgttgatctcccgttgatgtgggaaataTCATGATATGGGAAGTTCTCGAATATGTATAatgtcaaaattttacattaGCAATCcatggttaggttaggtgacaaccaaaccaaaccgaaccaccccgaGTTCAAGTTGAGTTTTGTTTTGGTTACAACCAAAACCAAATGACACCAAATGATATTAACCACAGTTGATCGAATCAACATGCAgtaaaatcaacagttgatttaaCGTGGATGCGAAATTTGACAGTACAACTGTCAACAGGTATTGTTAAAATTTTTTGAACTGATCTTGTTCACTTAcctgtactaacaatggcattgttctattacaatcctattatccgcttttgttctcgtaggcgccaaccaatttacttacaaaataagttagaagtacattgcatgtatattgaattttaaaccttatttcttgTTGAATGGGGTTAAAATGGTCTAAAAAGATAATATCATATTCAATCTTTCGGAAAGTCACATGCACCTTAGCCACGACAGGTGTCGATGGttgttaaatgcaaaaaaagttgggttagccattatttagttagtgtattttgtagtttattggttaaagaaatagagtcgttaatctatactaacgtttcaaggcggttataatctgcttttactacgaggtgattatcctaatttgtggtttaccaCTCAATGGTATTGTATTCTTGAGACTCTTTGAGTAAACTAGCTCAGATCGCCTGATTCAGACtatacatgtcgaatttggcccaaggATAACGGATgcgtaaatagttatttattttacaaatggacaaagttgttgtttaacctatTGTCCTAATAAAACCGAGCAAGCgtaaaataacaaattaaagCACGAGTGTAGCGAGTGGTTCTAAAagtgtacaaataaataaaccaatGCGGGGAAAATACTAATTGTAACAAAGTATTGTCCAAAAGATTTAGATTAAGCAATCAACATTAGCATGTTTTCTCATAAGTTTTCGAGCATCCCCTTACGAGCtgatggtgtggtgaaaaatacgTTTTACGGCTATATTACGCTCCATTGTggaattgtaggtacctatccaTTTTCACCATAAATCAAGGTAGGAATATACCATTGTCTGCTATTTGTTTGTCAACAACTTCGTGGCATTTCGGGCGGTAGTTTGAAAACAAGCATTATTTTGGTTCTCtcgccaagcaaaatgaaaaaaaaaagtgtaaaaGCTCACTCGCAACCAATGGCGGCTTGTTAAAAATGAAAAGTCTATTTTTTGTGAGAGGCAATGCACTAAAAGGGCACAATCGTGTCATAGCACGATGCGACGTCGTCTAAAAGCATACGTAGACTTGAACTAAAATACTGAGGAGACGTATAAATAAGTATAGGTACTGTGCTGCTTATACTTTATACAGTGAACTGAACTTTTAACTGTGAGTTAAACGTACGACCCGTATGCTCGCAAATTGACGAAGTTGAGCGCGCGAATTAAAAATTTCCAACTTATGCCACTTCTCGTGGGggtcattttaaattttagtgTAAATACACGTCCATGCGATGCATGCGATATGACTATTTAGGGGTTTATTTACTTTTACATTTGCAGGAAAAGGtgtaaacttttattttagCCACTAGAATACCTACGCCTCGTCTAAATTTTAGGTCTATCAGTTAGTTTAATGACGCATTTGGGTTCATTCGCTGTATTTAGTAGTCTATTAATTAACTAGGTcagaaataaatgaatgattGATGTGAAATGTGATACCATGGGAAAGAAAAAGTACATCATGAGAAGGAATAAATTGTACACGCTCCTCTCGCTTGCAAATGAACAGATATTAATGATATTTTCCATTAATGTACTTTGAACATAACATATTA
The sequence above is drawn from the Cydia fagiglandana chromosome 7, ilCydFagi1.1, whole genome shotgun sequence genome and encodes:
- the LOC134665821 gene encoding methylcytosine dioxygenase TET-like isoform X3, which gives rise to MSYRGRKPLGGTAGVPGPPGVAVPGVPGLSPGVPAAASPSPAPQAPAAPSPAPATTPGMKQEHPSQPMAPMPFYAGDPNRFPTTWQTDPSQGWQNQFIQQLPTQTGQTTLDYQGNHTAYATSPHYQANATYTVQNVATTFDVTNNTYYQAGVQAVPAQRPPSTRAYTPVPSPRAPHYPEYQQQYAQQAATPGVTGGNDSRPASAASYQSAVPTTSAPVYSVSQQTYERTDYQEHSEEYNGENGTGESSNDTERQENTPNGQHSGNAEPGYLQGSSGPRASLDCSGYPGGYNGGHQYRENGQSQQQQQQQQQQQQQQQQQQQQQQQQQQQQQQQDWQQRQWQHNQRINQQMQNQQLQNQQMQNQQLQNQQMQNQVIQNQQQIQNQQQLQNQQQQIQNQQHIQNQQQMQNHQNQHMQQQREDAEQQLFSQSDRVNLNSRLKTMILNKQSHARDGSGTPPDKGDPGEGPPRPLDERKGGAVAVNDDRNTTGHFLSYSHHLRDNYRLGEQYPAAGNYSQNAHAYGASEFGGGGHHVWEGGTEVPRGYDKHAKNAKTQKLPSYADVREQYGYPSAPYEAQKYAEMYGSDSLSYNQTDSKDFQSKMVIGPVSEMNQQNCAPARDTNAQTRNYDQREYDAKFRHPSAPLIPKLETPDSYQYPKDDRLKDQSRLPHNVNPNYCKSKEMSNPYREYPNGIARSQSTVLPPISTIKQENFGQKAQNYQNFQNYPYERRQEAEVYPRLQKNMGFQKYNRNYIEQQKQAKEFENRVNIERASEPKPPYYIEQIKSEHSPPGHKIYKNLSYNVPKSHEPYMYPGDGGPVSINNEIGYSCCRQGSTKKPPPEHLRDGACPGLQTKDEILEDDPEEKDPKKPPTPNPDISKAKENQFNYSKEYLENLERLRNNSRTEVPDCNCFSADKNPPEPGSYYTHLGAAATLAELRKELEGRTGLSGKELRIEKVCYTGKEGKSAQGCPMAKWVIRRSSYTEKVLVVVKCRAGHKCPTTWIVVCLVAWEGIPQSEADLDYTLLSHKLNRYGLPTTRRCATNENRTCACQGLDPESCGASYSFGCSWSMYYNGCKYARSKTVRKFRLSVKTEESEIEERMHVLATLLSPLYMNLAPKSFENQCQFEKEASDCRLGFKPGRPFSGVTACIDFCAHAHRDLHNMNNGCTAVVTLARHRSLSKPNDEQLHVLPLYVLDTTDEFGSRDAQEEKIKSGALEVLDKYPMEVRVRSVPLQPCRRHGKKRKDEEATDANNTNGSQPSPNGQKKPILPTAPRTPQPPDASPRSQHSASPRASTPALTHSSPSPFTNNSFNSAFNPMHNSPGLMNPNLSNPALLDMASMIDNFTDAQLQSNQISSTVLDSPYNSYEQNYNLHHQNAMYPNHVNNPPPVENCQNPNPDELPGFASGLQKRDQFPNPPNGDQMNPSQNQWPDFAGAEMFSNVVKEDPDSTTAHLNVPPNNYSPDSNRSETNSDTLSQKNPAETDKNSLIADLAQKLPDFDMPSSARLTEISQKSQSTPASPAPSQVPELKSPNNNTELNASLESRKSVWKSPESKNWDPSKTKEPTTPENENSLFRIPKARPPSRSQHVNPVEGMENTTFLKPYPPSDRTPLAQGYEHRSPYDNRSPNNTAPQTATSQANYTISHDDNQNMTAANKPAEFSGSNFQAVNQQTYGNQAPIQGYGNYPQVANAYSFPTNPYGHFNPYENTYNDYNSLAYYNAEKYKREELLRNPHCYNSYGYQYNPNFAPNFYQNPSPNWCQSSPNWCLYPPPFSIPYPPEPPKAEPIGEVTEVTDNLECFKDGQMGGVAIALGHGSVLFECAKHEMHSTTSVRTPNRMNPTRISLVFYQHRNLNRPKHGLEEWEEKMRLKKLGLTPTPGSAGSAPSSRAGTPGAEPAAGKRRPAVPGGYGSLAALVEATAAARRAGHVLLRAATNTTTSWTTLFPMHGCTVTGPYQESAT